Below is a window of Nocardia asteroides DNA.
CGAAGGAGGCCGCTCGGCTGTGCGCGCTGAACGCGCTCGCCGCCGTGCACGACCTGGTCGGACTCGACTCGGTGGTGCGGATCGTGAAGGTCGTCGGATTCGTCAACTCCGCACCGGGATTCACCGATCAGCCGATCGTGATCAACGGCGCGTCGGAGTTCCTGGGCGAGGTCTTCGGCGACGCGGGCGTGCACGCGCGCTCCGCGGTGGGTGTCTCGGAACTGCCGAAGAACACCCCCGTCGAGGTGGAATTGATCGTCGAGGTCGGATAGGCAGCCGTCATGGCACTGGAACATCCCGCGTACGGCCAGGTCAGGGCGGTCACGCCGACGGCGTCGGTGCTGCTCGCCGACAATCCGTCGCAGATGACGCTGGACGGCACCAACACCTGGCTGCTGCGCGGACCCGGCAGCGACGACTACG
It encodes the following:
- a CDS encoding RidA family protein, translating into MATAWKDALDRLGVTLPPVAAPVAAYIPAVRTGSLVYTSGQLPFVDGELSAVGKVGAEVEVETAKEAARLCALNALAAVHDLVGLDSVVRIVKVVGFVNSAPGFTDQPIVINGASEFLGEVFGDAGVHARSAVGVSELPKNTPVEVELIVEVG